A segment of the Sphingomonas cannabina genome:
GCTTCTTCACGCCCTACGGGCGCTATCTCGCGCTCGAGCGGATGATCGAGCGGCCGCTCGATATCCACGGCGTCTCCGTAGTGCCGCTGCGGACGACCGCGCGGTTCCAGTGGCGGCTCAACTGGTCGAAGGGGCATGTCAGCGCCCGCGAGCTCCAGAAGGCGCTGGCGCTGGTCGAGGCGGTGCCGGCGGGTAGCGTGGTGCTGCTCGCCTGCCATCATCCGCTGATCGAGGGCGGCACGCTCGCCAACGCCCGCACCCGCGGCGGCCGCCGCGCGCTGGCGGCGCTGGCGACGGCCGGGATCGACGCGGTGCTGAGCGGGCATGTCCATGATCCGTTCGATATCCCGCATCAGGTGGGTGGCCGGACGGTGCGGCTGATTGGCGCCGGCACGCTCTCCAGTCGCACGCGCGCGAGTCGGCCGAGCTTCAACGAAGTGCGGATCGACGGGCGCGAGATCGAGGTGATCGCGCGGGTGATGGATGGGCCGGATGTCGAGCTGACGGCTGAGACAGCTGTGACCTAAGCTATCTCCGTCACCCCGGCGAAGGCCGGGGTCCACCATGCAGCGAGCTCCACGGCTGGAAGCTCATGTCCAGTGCTTGCCGGCCGGTGGCCCCCGGCCTTCGCCGTGGTGACGGTGGAATGTGGCTCGGCCACGAACGAAAAGGGCGGCCCGTTGCCAGGCCGCCCCTCGCATTCCAAGTGGAAAAGCCGTTAACGCTTCGAGAACTGGAAGCTGCGGCGGGCCTTGGCCTTGCCGTACTTCTTGCGCTCGACGGTGCGGCTGTCGCGGGTCAGGAAGCCGGCGGCCTTGACCGGGCTGCGCAGCGCCGGCTCGTAGCGGGTGATCGCCTGGGCGATGCCGTGCTTGACCGCGCCGGCCTGGCCCGAAAGCCCGCCGCCCTTGACGGTGGCGACGACGTCATACTGGCCCTCGCGCCCGGCGACGCCGAACACCTGGTTGATGACGAGGCGCAGCGTCGGACGCGCGAAATAGACTTCCTGATCGCGGCCGTTGATCGTGATCTTGCCGGTGCCGGGCTTCAGCCACACGCGGGCGACCGCGTCCTTGCGGCGGCCGGTGGCATAGGCGCGACCGAACTTGTCGAGCTCCTGCTGGCGCAGCGGCGTGGTCGGCTGGGTCTGGACCGGCGCGACGGCGACCTCACCGGCCGTGGCCGGAGCGGCGGCCGGCTCCTGGCCGGCGGCGATGGCGCCGAGATCGGCGAGGGACTGGCGATTGTCGGACATTATGCGCCCACCTTGTTCTTGCGGTTCAGCGCCGCGACGTCGAGAACCTCGGGGTTCTGCGCGGCGTGCGGATGCTCGGCACCCCTGAAGATGCGCAGGTTGCGCATCTGCTGGCGGCCCAGCGGACCGCGCGGGATCATGCGCTCCACGGCCTTCTCCAGGATGCGCTCGGGGAACTTGCCCTCGAGGATCTTGTCGGCGCGGACTTCCTTGAGGCCGCCCGGATAGCCGGTGTGCTTGTAGTAGAGCTTCTGCGTCAGCTTGCGGCCGGTGAATTTCACCTTGTCCGCGTTGATGACGATGACGTTGTCACCGCAATCGACGTGGGGCGTGAAGCTGGTCTTGTGCTTGCCGCGCAGCAGATTGGCGATGATCACCGCGGCGCGGCCGACCACCAGACCGTCGGCATCGATCAGATGCCACTTCTTCTCCACCTCATGCGGCTTGGCCGACTTGGTGGTCTTCATCAGCGCCTTCATGGGCCTTGGACCTCTATCACAGAAAAGCAGCACGCCGCCCCATCGGGAGCGGCGCGGATGCGGCCCTTTGTTCGATGGGCGGCGGAAAGTCAAGCAAAGCGCGGCTTTGCTGACGGGTATTATTTTACCCGATCGTTGCGGAGAAGGTGCGGACCTGCCGCACGGTGCCGGCATCGCTCTCGATCTCCGTCGTCTGGCTGGTGTCGAGCACCAGGCCTGTAGCGGGATCGGCGCGCTGGGTCAGGCGGAAGGTGACGCGCCGATCGGCGGAGCCTCCGTTCAGCTCGCGGGTGGTGAGGATATGCCCATCCGCGGTGCGTTCGCTGCGTTCGGTGCCGGTAAGCGGTGTCGCGACGCCATCGGGTGCACGCATGGTGAGCGTGATCGGATGGAGAGCGCGCGTCTCTGTCGCTGCAGCCTTGGGATCGATCAGCGGAGAGAGGGTGCTGGCCAGCATGGCGAGCTGACGTTCCGGCGGCAGCGAGCGCAGCATGACCACCGGCGCCGGATCGGCGCTGCCCGGCGCCCTTCCTGGCTTGCGGCGTCTGATGGCGTCGGCGATCGCGTCGACCACGTGCGTCCACAGCGCCTCGCGGTCGGCGACGGCGAGGGGCTGGCCGGCGCCGTCGAGCGTTATCGTCATGCGGCGTCCGATCAATGCAGACAGCCCGGCCTCGGCGATGGCGCTGCTGGCGTTGGCGGCTTCGCCCGAGGCGGACAACGTATCGACATCGGCGACGTAGCCGCCGTCACGGGCATGGAAGACGACGCGGCGGGTGGTGGCGAAGCGGCTCTCCGCGCCGTCGAGGGTGCGCGTTTCCGCGACGGTGAGCGTGATCGGTCGCTCGACCGGTGGGGCAAAGGCCGGCGCGGCCGACATGATGGCGAGCAGGGCCGCAAGCAACGCGCTCATCGGGTGGACGCGGCGATCCATGCCGCCAGCGCTTCCCCGGCAGCGGCGGGAACGATCTCGATCGCCGGCAGGTCGTAGCTGTGGCGCTCGGCGATGCGCGCGACGAGACGAGGCGCGACGGCGATCGTGGTCTTGAACAGCGCCTGCACTTCCTCGGCGCGCTCGACCTTGCCGTGCCAGCGATAGATCGAGGTGCAGGGCGCGGCGATGTTGACACAGGCGGCGAGCTCTTCCTCGACCATCGCCGTGCCGATCGTCTCCGCCTCGCCCCGATCGGCGAAGGTCGCCAGCACCAGCGCGATGTCGCTCATCGCCGCCCGGCCGCGTGTGCGCCCCAGACGGTGGCGATCAGCAGGAGCGTGCCGACGAGCTGGTGCAGCGCCGCCAGCCAGATCGGCACGCCGCTCATTACGGTGGCGATGCCGAGCAGGATCTGAAGGCCCACCGCCGAGTGAATCGCGATCGATGCGCGTCGGTCACCCGCCGCCCGGGCCTTGCGCGCCAGCACCACCAGCCCGGCGAAGGCGATCCACGCCCACCAGCGGTGGATGAAGTGGACGAGGAACGGATCGTTGACCGCCGCGTCGAGGACGGAGCGGCCGGCGAGCGTCTCGGAGGGGAAGAGGCGGCCGTTCATCAGTGGCCAGTCGCTGGCGGCCAGCCCGGCGTCGAGCCCGGCCATCAGCGCGCCATAACCGAGCTGGACGAACAGCAGCACGAGCACGATCGCGCCTACGACAGTCAGCCGCGCCGGTTTGTCAACGGAGGTGCGGACGAGGGCGCGTAGATCGAGCGCAGTCCAGACGATGCCGCTGAGGATGACCAGCGCGGTGAGGAGGTGGATGGCGAGACGGATGTGGCTGACGTCGGTTCGCACCGACAGGCCCGAGGTCACCATCCACCAGCCGATCGCGCCCTGCAGCCCGCCCAGCGCGAGCAGCGCCGTCAGCCGCCAGCCATAGCCGCGCGGGATCTGCTTGCGGATCCAGAACCACAAGAGCGGCAGCGCGAAGGCGAGGCCGATCATCCGCCCGAGCAGCCGATGCAGATATTCCCAGAAGAAGATGCCCTTGAACTGGGCAAGCGTCATCCCCCGGTTGAGCTGCTGATATTCGGGAATGCGCTGGTAGTTGGCGAACTCGGCCTGCCACTGCGCGTCGTTGAGGGGTGGGATGACGCCGCTGATCGGCTTCCATTCGGTGATCGACAGCCCCGACTCGGTGAGCCGGGTGATGCCGCCCACCACCACCATCGCCACGATCAGCGCGGCCACGACATAAAGCCAATGGACGAGCGCCATCGGGCGGGCGGTCGGCGGGTCGAGCGGAGGCCGGAGCATCGCGGCGAGTTAGCGGAGTGGGGGTGTGAGGCCAAGCGGATTGGTGGGAGGAATGCCAAGATGACATTTGTCACCGCAAATCAGGTGGCCGGTTCGGGACGCTGGCAGACGAACTCGACGAGCCGTCCATCGGGGTCCCGAAGATAGCCTGCATAGTAATTGGGGTGGATATGCGGCGCGAGCGCAGGCGCGCGGTCCAGCGTCAGCCCTGCCGCTTCCGCCTCGGCATAGACGCGGTCGACCGTGGTGCGATCGGGCACGGCGAGGGCGAAATGGACATGCGAGACCGGATCGCCCTCGGCGATGAACAGGTCCAGCGTGGTGCCGTCGCCGAAGCCCTTGGACGGGCCGTCGACCTGAAGGGTGTAACCGAGCGGCGCCAGGGCGCGGGCGTAGAAGGCCACGGTCTCGACGGGCTTGCGCGTATAGAGTTCGAGATGATCGATCACCGGCGTCTCCTTGTATGGAGGCGGTAGTCTATCGCGCGGGCGCGACGCGATCTTGGCATGAGATGCGGGAAATGTGATCGTGATCGATCGTCTGCCCCCGCAGGTTTGAGGACATCCGATGACCATCCCCCTCGACGACGCCGATCTCACGATCCTGCGCCTCTTCCAGGAGGATAGCGCTACGCCGATTCGCGCGCTCGCCGAGGCGGCGGAGCTGTCGGTGCCGTCGGTGCAGCGCCGGCTGCGGCGCTTGCGCGAGGCTGGGGTGATCGAGCGCGAGATCGGTGTGCTCGCGCCGGCCGCGCTCGGGATGGCGATGACGTTCGTCGTGCTGGTCGAGCTCGAGCGCGAGCGGCTCGACCAGCTCGATGCCTTCCGCCGCCGCGCGCTGCGCGATCCCAATGTCCAGCAATGCTATTACATCACTGGCGAGGCCGATTTCGTGCTGATCTGCCTCGCGCGCGACATGGCCGAGTTCGAGGCGCTGACGCAGCGCCTGTTCTTCGCCGACGAGAATGTCCGCCGCTTCCGCACCTCGGTGGTGCTCAGCCGCACCAAGGTGGGGCTGAGCCTGCCGATCGGCGAATGAGCAGCGGCGAGGCGCTTACAGCACCTCGAACAACCCGGCCGCGCCCATGCCGCCGCCGATGCACATCGTCACCACGACGTATTTGGCGCCGCGGCGCTTGCCCTCGATCAGCGCGTGGCCGGTGCAGCGCGCGCCGGTCATGCCGTAGGGATGGCCGATCGAGATCGAGCCGCCGTTGACGTTGAGCAGCTCGTTGGGGATGCCGAGCTTGTCCTGGCAGTAGAGCACCTGCACCGCGAACGCCTCGTTGAGCTCCCACAGGCCGATGTCGTCCATCTTGAGACCGAAGCGGTCGAGCAGCTTGGGGATCGCGAAGACCGGGCCGATGCCCATTTCGTCGGGCTTGGTGCCCGCCACCGCCATGCCGACGTAGCGGCCGAGCGGCTGGAGCCCGCGCTGCTCCGCCAGCTTTTCCTCCATCAGCACGGAAGCGGCGGCGCCGTCCGACAGCTGCGAGGCGTTGCCGGCGGTGACCGAGCCGTCGGGCAGCACCGGCTGCAGCGCCTTCAGCCCCTCGAGCGTGGTGTCGGGGCGATTGCCCTCGTCCTTGGCGAGGGTGACCTCCTTCTGCGTGACCTCCTTGGTCTCCTTGTTGACCACGTTCATCGTCGCGGTGACGGGCACGATCTCGTCGTCGAACTTGCCGGCGGCCTGGCCGGCGGCGGTGCGCTGCTGCGACTGGAGGGCATATTCGTCGCAGCGCTCGCGGCTGATGTTGTAGCGCTTCTGCACCACCTCGGCGGTCTGCAGCATCGGCATGTAGATGTCGCCGTGCATCGCCAAGAGCTCGCGGTCGGGGCCGACGCGCATCTCCGGCGTCTGGACGAGCGAGATCGACTCGACGCCGCCGCCGATCGCCACGTCCATGTTGTCGACCATGATCTCCTTGGCCGCGGTGGCGATCGCCATCAGGCCGGAGGCGCACTGGCGGTCGACCGACATGCCGGCGACGCTGACCGGCAGCCCGGCGCGCAGCAGCGAGGTGCGGGCGATGTTGCCGGCCTGCACGCCCTGCTGGAGCGCGGCGCCGAATACGACGTCCTGCACCTCGGCCGGGTCGATCCTGGCGCGCTCGACCGCGGCCTTGATCGCGTGGCTGGCGAGGGTGGGCGAGGGCAGGGCGTTGAAGGCGCCGCGATAGGCACGGCCGATCGGGGTGCGGGCGGTGGAGACGATGACGGCGGAGCGCATTGGGCTATCCTCTCGGGCTTAGACGAAAATCTGGCTGATCCATTCGGCGACCATCGCGGGCTTGTCCTCGCCCTCGATCTCGACGGTGAACTCGTTGACCTGCTGCCACTGGCCGGGGCGCTTCTCGCTGAACTCGAGGAGCTTGAAGCGGCCGCGCACGCGCTTGCCCGAGCGGACCGGCGTCAGGAAACGGACCTTGTTGCCGCCGTAGTTGACCGCCATCCGGATGCCCTCGATCTCAGGCTGTTCGGCCTTGGAGGCGAGCAGCGGCATCAGCGACAGCGTGAGGAAGCCGTGCGCGATGGTGCCGCCGAACGGCGTCAGCTTCGCCATCTCCGGATTGACGTGGATGAACTGGTGGTCGCCGGTCGCGTCGGCGAACTTGTCGATCATCTCCTGCGAGACCTCGATCCAGTCGGAGACGACCTCGTGCCCGATCTGCTGGGCCCGTTCCTGGACGGTGATTGTCGACACGGCATTCCTCTCTGGGACGTCATTGTTACGGGATGACGGATTTCTCTCAGCACGCTTGCGGCCCCGTCGCAAGGCCTAGCCGAACCGGAATTACGAAACGCGGGAGGACGTAGCGTAAAGGAGCGGACTCGAACTTCTAAACTCGTCAGCAGAGCGCATGAGCCATCGCCGAATCGCTCGTGAAGATCAGACGGTTCCTCCGTCGTTGGTGGCCGCGCGGGCGGGGGGCTGCCTCTCCGGATAGGGCATGATCAGCCGGCCGTCGGGCGCGGCGGTGTAGGTGGTCTGGGTGGGGAAGGGGATGGTGATCCCCTCGTCGGCGAACCTACGCAGGATCGCGACGATCACCTTGTCGCGCGTCGCGTGCGCCAGCGGCCAGTTGTCGCCGGGAATGTCGAACTCGAGCACGAAGTCGATTGAGCTCGGGCTGAATGTCTCGAAGCTTGCGCGGGCGACGGTCGCCTTCTCCGCCTCGACGATAGAGGTCAGCATCGCCGGCAGGGCGGCGAGCGTCTCGGGCGGTGTCTCGTAGGCGACGCCGATCGGCAGCCGGATCCGGACATGGTCGCGGTTCGATGTGTTCTGGATTTCCTTGTCGAGCAGGTTCTTGTTGGCGATCACGCGCTCCTCGCCGGTGAAGGCGCGGATGCGGGTCGACTTGAGGCCGATCGCCATGATCACGCCGGTGGTATTGTCGTACTGGACCTTGTCGCCGACGCGGAACGGCCGGTCGAAGATGATTGCGAGCGCGGCGAACAGGTCCGCAAAGATGCCCTGCGCGGCGAGGCCGATCGCGATGCCGCCGACGCCGAGGCCGGCGACGAGGCCGGTGATGTTCACGCCGAGGTTGTCGAGCACCACGATCAGCGCGATCGCGAACAGCGCGAAGGTGACGAGCAGGCGGATGAGGCCGAACGCGCTGCCGAGCGTCGCGTGCTCGTCGGCGCGGCTGCGGTTCTCGATCGTGCCGAGGATCAGCTCGCGCGCCCAGATCGCCGCCTGGAACACCGCGGCGACGGTGAACAGGAAGGTGATCGTCGAGGAGACGACCGGCGGCGCCGCGGCATAGCCCGCCACCAGCCGGGCCGCGAGCATCACCATGAAGAAATTGCCGGTGCGCGCGATCGCCCGGCCGATGACACCGCCCCAACCGTCGGCGAGCCCCGGACGCCGGCACAGCTTCATGCCGATGCCGCGCGCCGCGTGGAGCAGCGCGACGATCGCGGCGGCGATGCCGACCGCGATCAGGATCTGCAGCCAGTGCGTCTGGAGCCAGGCGAGGCTGTCGGTGAACAGGGCGTCGGCGTGCGCCTGCACCTCCTCGGCGGTGATCGGGTCCTTGACGGTCGCGGCCGCGTTGGCGGCGGTCGTGTTGCTCATCGATGGCTCCTCAGGCGGCAGCGCGCTTGTGGACGGTCGGGACGCCCTTTTCCAGCAGGGCGATGAGGCCGCGCTCGTAGCGGCTCAGATATCTGGCGGAGCGCGGCAGCGGCTGGGCCCTGAGTGCCGCCTGGCCGCCCGACTTGACGAGCTCGATCAGCAGCGGGTGGACATAGCTCCTGCGCGCGATCGCCGGCGTGTTGCCGAGCGTCTCGGTGACCGGCTCGAGCATCGTGTTGAGACCGATGTCCTTCTCCGCCTCCACCAACGCGGTGAAGGCGATCACACTCGCGCCCCAGGTGCGGAAATGCTTGGCCGTGAAGTCTTCGCCCATCGCCTCGCGGATATAGTCGTTGACGTCGCCTGACGTCACGCCATGCGCTTCGCCCGCGTCGTCGAGCCAGGCGAAGAGGTGCTGGTCGGGCAGGTCCTGACAGCGCTTGACGAAGCGGGCGAGGCTGCGGTCGGTGACGGTGAGCTGGCGCAGCTTGCCCGACTTGGCGCGGAACTGGAGGCGGAGCGTCTCGCCCTTCACCTTGCCGTGGCGCTTGCGCAGCGTGGTGGCGCCGAAGCTCTTGTTCGCTTTGGCATAGCCTTCGTTGCCGACGCGGAGCTGGCCGAGGTCGAGCAGCCGCACCACCGCCGCGACGGCCTTGTCCTTGCTGAGACCGGGGCGGCGGAGGTCCGCCTGCACCCTTGCGCGCAGCTTGGGCAGCTTGCGCCCGAAAAGGGCGCAGGCCTCGTACTTCTCCGCCTCCTGCGCTTCCCGAAAGTCGGGATGATAGCGATATTGCTTGCGGCCCTTCTCGTCGCGGCCGACCGCCTGGATGTGGCCGTTGGGCTTCGGGTTGAACCAGGCGTCGGTATAGGCCGGCGGCAGGCCGATCGCGTTCAGCCGGTCGATCTCGTCGCGGTCGGTGATGCGGTTGCCGTCTGCATCCCAATAGCCCCAGCCGTGACGGACCTTGCGGCGTGTGATCCCGGGTATGCTGTCGTCGCTGTAGATCAGTCGTGCCGCCATCGGGTCCGACCAATGCCCGGGCGGTCGATGGGTTCCGGAACCAGGCGCGGCGTATCGATTCGGGACGTCCTAACCCACCGATAACGCATTGGCCTTAGGACGGCGGCGCGCGACAATCCCTGTCTCGCGTCGTTTGGGATTTTCGTGAATGCGCCTGCCGCTCCTGCTCGCTTCCGTTGTCGTGCTCGCCGCGCCGGCCATGTCGCAAGACAACCGCGCGCCGTTCACCGTCGCCGAGACCGGCCGCTCCTTCCGCAGCTTCGACGAGGCGCTGGCGTCGCTCCAGGGCGGCGACGGTACGATCCGGATCGCGCCGGGCACTTATCACGAGTGCGTCGTCCAGGATTCGGGCAACGTCGCCTATGTCGCCGAGGTGCCGGGCAAGGTGATCTTCGAGCGCGCGATCTGCGAGGGCAAGGCGACGCTGGTCCTGCGCGGGGCGAGCGCGCGGGTCGACGGCATCGTCTTCATGCACACCTTCGTCAACGACGGGAACGGCGCCGGCATCCGTATCGAGAAGGGCAACCTCAACGTCGCCAACGCGATGTTCATCGACGGCCAGTGCGGCATCCTGTCGGCGAGCGATCCGGCGAGCACGATCATCATCGACCGCTCGACCTTCGCCGGGCTCGGCAAGGACCCGACCGGCAACGGCGCGCACGCGGTCTATGTCGGCGAATATGGCGCGCTGAAGGTCACCCGCTCGCGCTTCGAACGCGGCACCGGCGGCCATTACCTCAAGAGCCGCGCGCCCAGAATCGAGGTGCTCGATTCGAGCTTCGACGACAGCCGGGGACAGGCCACCAACTACATGATCGACCTCTCCAACGGTGCCTCGGGGCGGATCGCGGGCAACAGCTTCGTGGTCGGGCCGAACAAGGAGAATTATTCGACGATGATCACCGTCGCGCCGGAGGGGATCAAGAACTCGTCGGCCGGGCTGGTGGTCGAGAACAACCGCGCCTGGCTGGCCGAGGGGTTCAAGTGGAAGACGACCCTCGTCGGCAACTGGTCGGGTGACAAGGTGACGGTGCGGAACAACCAGCTCGCCGACCGGATCGCGCCGGAGGGTTCGCGCTACTTCTAACGGCTTCAGCCAGCCAAGCGCGAGCCGAGGTGAGCGGCGAGATATTCGAGATTGGCGATCCGCCGCCACAAGCCGCTGTCGGTGATCCGGTCCATGCGGAAGTAGCGGCGCATCGCGGGGAAGGTGGGGTCGATCACTCGGCCCATGTAATCGGCGCCGAGCAGGCCGCCATGCTCGTCGGAGAGCGGGCGCAGGCGGCGGTGGATCGCGTAGCTGCGCTGGCGCAGCCAGATCGGGCGGACACGCGAGGACCATTCGTCGAAACGGTGCCGCAGGCTCGGCGGGCCGGCGAAGTCGTGGCCATAGGCGGACATGTGCCGCGCCAGGGTCGGATCGATCGCGTGGAGCAGCATCGCCTCGAACCGGCCGGCGTGCTTTAGCGCGAGCGGCAGCGTCATAGCCTCGGCGACCACCTGATGGTCGAGGAACGGCATGAGATAGGGGCTGAGACGCGCCTCCAGGCTGATCTCGCGCCCGAACAGCGCACGGCAGCGTACCCGGGGGTAGATGTGCTCGACGAGGCCGCGGGAAAGGCGATCGTCCTGGGTTCCGGCCGCGTCCGCGATTTTGCCGGCAATGCGGCGGAGGAACTCGGCCTGGTCGAACCGCTCGGTCGCGTCCTCGCGGGTGAAGCGGGCGTAGAAGGTGCGCGCGACCGCGGCCGCGCTGATCGGCCGGTCGGGAAGGTAGAAGAAGTTGCGGTAGATCTCCCCGCAGCCGCCCGATGCCGCGAGCCCGCCGCCGGCGTGACGGGCCTGCTGCGCCGCATGGTTGCCGCCGTTGTCGAAGATGTTGCCGTAGGTCGGCAGCCCGTCGAAGGCGTGGAAGTTGCGCTCGACCTGCTCGGCGAAAGCGTCGGGCGCAAGCGGCTCGGCGGCCTTGTTGATCCATTCGACGTGGAAGCCCTCGGCGGCGCCGATCGCCTTGGCGATGGTGACGTCGGCATCGCCGGGCGGACCGTAGACGTAGATGTCGGGCTGCGACCCCGCTGCTCGCAGCGCCCCCAGGAGCAGGCGCGAATCGAGGCCGCCCGAGAGGGGGCAATGCACGCCGTTCCCGAACTGGCGGACATGGGCGCCGACGATCGCCTCCAGCCGGGCGCGGTGGCGCTCCAGCCGCTCGCCGATCGGCATCGGCGCGATGCCGGGGAGCGGCTTGGTAGCGGAATGGGCGACCGTGCCGTGCTCGGTCAGCTCCAGGATCGTGCCGGGGCCGAGAGTCTTCAGCTCGGCGAACACCGTATCGTCGCCGATCGGCATGACGTTGAAGGCGAGCTCGTACACGCCCTGCGCGTCGAAGCTGACGCCGGGCAGCGCCTTGGCAGCCGCCAGGAGGGAGGTGGAGAACAGCCGGCGATCGGCGTCGTGGAAGAGCTGGAAGGCGGCGAAATAGTCGGCGAACAGGAAGGTGCGGCCGGCGCTGCGCACCAGAGCCACGAACTGGCCGCCGATCCGCGACCAGTCGAGCGCCGGCAGGGCCATCGTGCGCAACCGTTCCAGTGCCGGCCGGCCCATCAGCCCGTCGACGATGATCGTACCGGCCACCGCGACGCAATCCTCGCCTTCCGTCAGCAGGCATTCCGGCCCGCCGATCGCATAGGGCCAGTGCAGCAGCTCCCAGCCGGGCAGCGCGACCGCGCTCGGCGCGTCGAAGCCGTGGCGAGCATATTGCGCCCGCGCTTC
Coding sequences within it:
- a CDS encoding asparagine synthetase B family protein, which codes for MAGLFLVRTDDRAFAGAALAEARAQYARHGFDAPSAVALPGWELLHWPYAIGGPECLLTEGEDCVAVAGTIIVDGLMGRPALERLRTMALPALDWSRIGGQFVALVRSAGRTFLFADYFAAFQLFHDADRRLFSTSLLAAAKALPGVSFDAQGVYELAFNVMPIGDDTVFAELKTLGPGTILELTEHGTVAHSATKPLPGIAPMPIGERLERHRARLEAIVGAHVRQFGNGVHCPLSGGLDSRLLLGALRAAGSQPDIYVYGPPGDADVTIAKAIGAAEGFHVEWINKAAEPLAPDAFAEQVERNFHAFDGLPTYGNIFDNGGNHAAQQARHAGGGLAASGGCGEIYRNFFYLPDRPISAAAVARTFYARFTREDATERFDQAEFLRRIAGKIADAAGTQDDRLSRGLVEHIYPRVRCRALFGREISLEARLSPYLMPFLDHQVVAEAMTLPLALKHAGRFEAMLLHAIDPTLARHMSAYGHDFAGPPSLRHRFDEWSSRVRPIWLRQRSYAIHRRLRPLSDEHGGLLGADYMGRVIDPTFPAMRRYFRMDRITDSGLWRRIANLEYLAAHLGSRLAG